A genomic region of Pseudomonas abietaniphila contains the following coding sequences:
- a CDS encoding YniB family protein codes for MWAHHTQSRALRGFFIAEESGNPDRSQDAKTLKNLLSKGSRSDMTVSEAIKKAARMKRSGLVVMLLGLIQLTLFSILFIYDLGEQLKPTFLSGVGYTLQNLCLIAYQKTRFLKVLWDITPRVDVYQPFSLETLMFLGIMVVIGTGGYIRGCGKQLSDDIAAIRKKARDELWLRSMLPQDQAATVINQPASVTVLALQMPPGEVKNWWERPAGLLLIGLLITYIGAVLTKMSGLT; via the coding sequence GTGTGGGCCCACCATACTCAAAGCCGCGCATTGCGCGGCTTTTTTATTGCTGAGGAATCTGGCAACCCTGATCGCTCGCAGGATGCGAAAACACTGAAAAATCTCTTGAGCAAAGGAAGTAGAAGCGACATGACGGTTTCAGAAGCCATTAAAAAAGCCGCAAGAATGAAAAGATCGGGCCTGGTGGTCATGCTATTGGGCCTCATTCAACTGACCCTGTTTTCGATACTGTTCATCTATGACCTGGGGGAGCAGCTCAAGCCAACGTTCCTTTCCGGCGTTGGATATACGCTGCAAAACCTTTGCTTGATCGCCTACCAGAAGACCCGCTTCTTGAAGGTGCTGTGGGACATCACTCCGCGCGTGGACGTTTATCAACCCTTCTCGCTGGAGACATTGATGTTTCTCGGGATCATGGTCGTCATCGGAACCGGGGGATATATACGCGGTTGTGGCAAGCAGCTTTCAGATGACATCGCAGCCATCAGGAAAAAAGCAAGGGACGAACTTTGGTTACGCTCCATGCTTCCACAGGATCAAGCTGCAACGGTCATCAATCAACCGGCAAGCGTTACAGTCCTGGCATTGCAAATGCCGCCTGGCGAGGTCAAAAACTGGTGGGAACGCCCGGCGGGTCTTCTACTGATCGGGCTGCTGATTACGTACATCGGCGCAGTGCTCACAAAAATGTCAGGCTTGACCTAA
- a CDS encoding FUSC family protein — protein MNTPSLPHWLRRVLRPLLDPYRRYRHARYIHAGRIVVGLLVSILLTTGIHLPHGEWASVTMLIVIGGLQHHGNIGKKSVERAYGTLIGAALGLAVVAQESYLGMPLLTYVVMSLICGFFAYHAIGKGGYTALLSAITLFIVAGHGDNPITDGLWRTVDILIGIALALAFSFALPLYAVYSWRYNLASGLRDCAKVYERISSGQSITADEHLKLLARLNATMLQLRSLMPSVSKEVKISLVELDAIQGHYRMCLSTLEILSNLRPADLGNVGMNAEQRRIRRMLIGMARALKTGATERLERSTESLAVGPETPVDSAEVLGYQLMTRQLALNLEGLQQRLAKTAKQWKI, from the coding sequence ATGAATACGCCTTCACTGCCTCACTGGCTTCGCCGGGTCCTGCGGCCCTTGCTGGATCCGTACCGCCGCTATCGCCACGCGCGCTACATTCATGCCGGTCGCATCGTGGTCGGTCTGCTGGTGTCGATCCTGCTCACGACCGGGATTCACCTGCCCCATGGCGAATGGGCGTCCGTCACCATGCTGATCGTAATTGGCGGTTTGCAGCATCACGGCAATATCGGCAAGAAATCGGTGGAGCGGGCTTACGGCACGTTGATTGGTGCAGCGCTGGGTCTGGCCGTGGTGGCGCAGGAAAGCTATCTGGGGATGCCGCTGCTGACCTACGTGGTCATGTCGCTGATCTGTGGCTTCTTCGCGTATCACGCCATCGGCAAGGGCGGTTACACGGCGCTGCTGTCGGCGATCACGCTGTTCATCGTGGCGGGCCATGGCGATAACCCGATCACCGACGGCCTTTGGCGAACGGTGGATATCCTGATCGGAATCGCGTTGGCGCTAGCCTTTTCGTTCGCCTTGCCGCTGTACGCGGTGTACTCGTGGCGCTACAACCTGGCCAGTGGGCTGCGGGATTGCGCCAAGGTGTACGAGCGCATTAGCAGCGGGCAGTCGATCACCGCAGACGAGCATTTGAAGCTGCTGGCTCGACTCAACGCGACGATGCTACAGCTGCGCTCGTTGATGCCGTCGGTGTCGAAAGAAGTGAAGATTTCGCTGGTCGAACTGGACGCCATTCAAGGCCACTACCGCATGTGCCTGAGCACCCTGGAAATCCTGTCGAACCTGCGTCCGGCAGACTTGGGCAACGTGGGTATGAATGCCGAACAGCGTCGAATCCGGCGCATGCTTATCGGTATGGCCAGGGCCTTGAAGACGGGCGCCACGGAACGTCTGGAGCGCTCTACCGAGTCCTTGGCGGTGGGACCGGAAACGCCAGTCGATTCAGCCGAGGTACTGGGTTATCAGCTGATGACACGGCAACTGGCGCTGAACCTCGAAGGCCTTCAGCAACGGCTGGCGAAGACGGCGAAGCAGTGGAAGATCTGA
- the ppk2 gene encoding polyphosphate kinase 2, translating into MTDSQHLDLSETAHYIRADILDSFDEELEMEYDDARLDDLLSGLGEEVPKGIDRRVYFRELLRLQGELVKLQDWVVSQKLKVVVLFEGRDAAGKGGAIKRITQRLNPRVCRVAALTAPSERERTQWYFQRYVSHLPAAGEMVLFDRSWYNRAGVERVMGFCDNDEYEEFFRTVPEFEKMLVRSGIILIKYWFSITDDEQYRRFLMRIHDPLKQWKLSPMDLESRRRWEDYTRAKEEMLTRSHTDVAPWWIVEADDKKRARLNCIHHLLEQIPRGDVESPQVVLPEREYNANYLRAPVPREMVVPSRY; encoded by the coding sequence ATGACCGATAGCCAGCATCTGGATTTGTCCGAAACCGCCCACTACATCCGCGCCGACATTCTCGACAGCTTCGACGAAGAGCTGGAAATGGAGTACGACGATGCGCGTCTGGACGACTTGCTCTCCGGCCTGGGCGAAGAGGTGCCAAAGGGCATTGATCGACGCGTCTACTTCCGCGAGTTGCTGCGCCTGCAGGGTGAACTGGTCAAGTTGCAGGACTGGGTCGTCAGCCAGAAGCTCAAGGTCGTGGTGTTGTTCGAAGGGCGCGACGCGGCCGGGAAGGGCGGCGCCATCAAGCGCATCACCCAACGCCTGAATCCGCGGGTTTGCCGCGTCGCCGCACTGACCGCGCCGAGCGAGCGCGAACGCACCCAGTGGTATTTCCAGCGCTACGTTTCGCACCTGCCGGCCGCCGGTGAAATGGTGCTGTTCGACCGCAGTTGGTACAACCGCGCAGGCGTCGAGCGGGTCATGGGTTTCTGCGATAACGACGAATACGAAGAGTTTTTCCGCACCGTGCCCGAGTTCGAAAAGATGCTGGTGCGCTCGGGCATCATCCTCATCAAGTACTGGTTCTCGATCACCGACGATGAGCAATACCGCCGCTTCCTCATGCGCATTCACGATCCACTGAAACAGTGGAAACTGTCGCCCATGGACCTGGAATCACGGCGTCGCTGGGAGGACTACACCCGCGCCAAAGAAGAAATGCTCACCCGCTCACACACTGACGTTGCGCCGTGGTGGATCGTTGAGGCAGATGACAAGAAGCGTGCACGCCTGAACTGCATTCACCACCTGCTGGAGCAGATCCCGCGTGGCGATGTGGAGTCGCCACAAGTGGTGCTGCCCGAGCGCGAATACAACGCCAACTACCTGCGTGCCCCGGTGCCGCGCGAGATGGTCGTGCCGTCCCGGTATTGA
- a CDS encoding DeoR/GlpR family DNA-binding transcription regulator yields MKATDRHRAILELVRARDTNVEQLSAALGVSEATVRRDLTMLAKQRHLVRTHGGATALIGVHEPEASLEERKATQRDQKDVIAKAAALHVDDGDTVLLDGGTTCAALALHLCSRQNVHVVTNNLLAVMTLANAPGIRLTLIGGDLRGSSMSTLGPLAELTLSRLSVDKAFMGADGVVAEFGLCEASDQQAYLKECIIKRAAQVFVLADADKLGRARQQHWTPIEREWTLITSSQADEPLLAPFRAVQQITVETV; encoded by the coding sequence ATGAAAGCCACCGACCGTCACCGCGCCATTCTCGAACTGGTGCGCGCCCGCGACACCAATGTCGAGCAACTGAGCGCTGCGCTTGGCGTGTCGGAAGCCACCGTGCGCCGCGACCTCACCATGCTCGCCAAGCAGCGGCATCTGGTGCGTACTCACGGCGGCGCCACGGCGCTGATCGGTGTGCATGAACCGGAAGCGTCGCTGGAAGAGCGCAAAGCGACCCAGCGCGATCAGAAAGACGTCATCGCCAAAGCGGCGGCGCTGCATGTTGACGATGGCGACACCGTGCTGCTCGACGGTGGCACCACGTGTGCGGCGCTGGCGTTGCACCTGTGTTCGCGCCAAAACGTGCACGTGGTCACCAACAACCTTCTGGCGGTCATGACGCTGGCCAACGCGCCGGGGATACGCCTGACGCTGATCGGCGGCGACCTTCGGGGTTCGAGCATGAGCACGCTCGGGCCGCTGGCTGAACTGACCTTGAGCCGCTTGAGCGTCGACAAGGCGTTCATGGGCGCCGACGGAGTGGTCGCAGAATTCGGACTGTGCGAAGCCAGCGATCAGCAGGCGTACCTCAAGGAATGCATCATCAAGCGTGCCGCGCAGGTGTTCGTCCTCGCCGATGCCGACAAACTCGGTCGCGCTCGTCAGCAACACTGGACGCCCATCGAGCGGGAATGGACGCTGATCACCTCATCCCAGGCGGATGAGCCTTTACTGGCGCCGTTTCGAGCGGTTCAGCAGATCACTGTCGAAACCGTTTAG
- the pdxA gene encoding 4-hydroxythreonine-4-phosphate dehydrogenase PdxA, with product MSNYLPIIGITMGDAAGVGPEIIVKSLTHEVVYQQCRPLVIGDAARLELANEIVKGSAKVRRIKEASEAQYEPGTIDCIDLNLIPADLPFGQLSPVAGDGAFQYIARAVQLAEAGQIDAICTAPLNKEALHAGGHKYPGHTEMLAHLTHVDEVSMMLVAPHLRVIHVTTHIGIIDAIRKIEPGLVQRTIERGNATLIKAGIAKPRIGVCGINPHAGENGLFGYGEEEEKIIPAVKLLQAQGLDVTGPLPADTLFFRAGRGDFDLVVAMYHDQGHGPVKVLGLEAGVNVTVGLEVIRTSVDHGTAFDIAGKGIADERSLLEALRQGAELATRRG from the coding sequence ATGAGTAACTATTTGCCGATCATTGGCATCACCATGGGCGACGCCGCAGGCGTAGGTCCGGAAATCATCGTCAAGAGCCTGACCCACGAGGTCGTGTATCAGCAGTGCCGTCCACTGGTGATCGGCGATGCCGCTCGCCTGGAGCTGGCTAACGAAATCGTTAAAGGCAGCGCGAAGGTTCGTCGCATCAAGGAGGCGTCCGAGGCGCAATACGAGCCAGGGACCATCGACTGCATCGACCTGAACCTCATCCCTGCCGATCTGCCCTTCGGTCAGCTGTCACCGGTTGCCGGAGACGGTGCTTTTCAATACATCGCACGTGCCGTGCAACTGGCCGAAGCAGGACAAATCGACGCGATCTGCACCGCACCGCTGAATAAGGAAGCGCTGCACGCCGGTGGCCACAAATACCCGGGCCACACCGAGATGCTGGCGCATCTGACCCACGTCGACGAAGTCTCAATGATGCTGGTCGCACCGCACCTGCGGGTCATTCACGTGACCACGCACATTGGCATCATCGACGCGATCCGCAAGATCGAACCGGGCTTGGTGCAGCGCACCATCGAGCGCGGTAATGCGACGCTGATCAAAGCGGGCATCGCCAAGCCGCGTATCGGCGTGTGCGGCATCAACCCGCACGCGGGCGAGAACGGCCTGTTCGGCTATGGCGAAGAAGAAGAGAAAATTATCCCTGCGGTGAAATTGTTGCAGGCGCAAGGGTTGGATGTGACCGGTCCGCTGCCTGCCGACACGCTGTTCTTCCGCGCGGGTCGTGGCGATTTCGACCTGGTGGTCGCGATGTACCACGATCAGGGGCATGGCCCGGTGAAAGTGCTGGGGCTGGAAGCAGGCGTCAACGTCACCGTAGGCCTGGAAGTGATCCGCACCTCGGTTGACCACGGCACGGCGTTCGACATCGCCGGCAAGGGCATCGCCGATGAGCGCAGCCTGCTCGAAGCGCTGCGCCAGGGCGCTGAACTGGCCACGCGTCGGGGGTGA
- a CDS encoding four-carbon acid sugar kinase family protein: protein MTLLIIADDLSGAADCAIAFAGAGLSTVVTLDASHDTGDASVVAIDTDTRRLSAAQAGEHTLSAYRTLLKPGQRLYKKIDSTLRGNWASEVAALQSYAGLAIVAPAFPATGRSTLHGKVLVNGQPLETTDTWKLEHADRSADIDTLLEGAGLRTAKLTLDTLRGDADALAAHIAEMAGSDTQALIVDAQTADDLRTLAIVTAGLSAPLFWVGSGGLAREIAALPDVLPTSAQSPAFAREKHAPTLVLVGSLSGVSERQCAMLKARASIGELVVPPAVLRQGMAHADWVGWEARIGEYLHRGEDLLLRIGRDEAFDPAEGARLSTLLAALVRPHFAHVGGLVATGGETARAMLEAVGIGSLQLLCEIEAGVAFGRPIATREGHRPGVVTKAGAFGTDHALYAAWLHMNNAVEPAEYAAGSVTNPALLGKQS from the coding sequence ATGACATTGCTGATCATTGCCGATGATCTGTCCGGTGCGGCGGATTGCGCGATTGCCTTCGCGGGCGCCGGGTTGAGCACGGTGGTGACCCTTGATGCGTCCCATGACACAGGCGATGCGAGCGTGGTCGCCATCGATACGGACACGCGTCGGCTGTCTGCCGCGCAAGCTGGTGAACACACGTTGTCGGCGTACCGCACGCTGCTCAAACCAGGGCAGCGGCTGTACAAGAAGATCGATTCGACCTTGCGCGGCAACTGGGCTTCGGAAGTCGCAGCACTGCAGTCGTACGCGGGCCTTGCGATCGTCGCGCCCGCTTTTCCAGCGACCGGCCGCTCCACGCTGCACGGCAAGGTGCTGGTCAACGGTCAGCCACTGGAAACCACCGACACCTGGAAGCTGGAGCACGCGGACCGTTCGGCCGACATCGATACCTTGCTTGAAGGCGCAGGTCTGCGAACTGCCAAGCTGACGCTGGACACCTTGCGTGGTGACGCTGATGCGCTGGCCGCTCACATTGCCGAAATGGCCGGTAGCGATACCCAGGCGCTGATCGTCGATGCGCAAACCGCCGACGATCTAAGGACGCTGGCCATCGTCACCGCGGGTTTGTCTGCACCCCTGTTCTGGGTGGGATCCGGTGGGCTGGCGCGGGAAATCGCGGCATTGCCCGATGTGTTGCCAACGTCCGCTCAAAGCCCTGCGTTCGCACGTGAGAAACACGCACCCACATTGGTGTTGGTTGGCAGCTTGTCCGGCGTTTCCGAACGTCAATGCGCCATGCTGAAAGCGCGCGCGTCCATCGGCGAGCTCGTCGTGCCACCTGCCGTGCTGCGTCAGGGCATGGCACACGCGGATTGGGTCGGTTGGGAAGCGCGCATTGGCGAGTACCTGCATCGTGGAGAGGATCTGCTGTTGCGCATTGGCCGGGACGAGGCATTTGATCCGGCGGAAGGTGCGCGGCTGTCGACCCTGCTGGCCGCGCTGGTGCGACCTCACTTCGCCCATGTCGGCGGTCTGGTCGCCACGGGAGGAGAAACCGCGCGCGCCATGCTCGAAGCGGTGGGAATCGGCAGCCTGCAACTGCTCTGTGAAATCGAGGCGGGTGTTGCATTCGGGCGCCCGATCGCCACACGCGAAGGCCATCGCCCCGGTGTTGTCACCAAAGCCGGTGCGTTCGGCACGGACCACGCGCTCTACGCGGCGTGGCTGCACATGAATAACGCTGTAGAGCCTGCGGAATACGCCGCAGGCTCGGTCACGAATCCTGCGCTACTAGGTAAACAATCATGA
- a CDS encoding 2-keto-3-deoxygluconate permease, which translates to MAQIPIKRTIERVPGGMMIVPLLIGSLVATFLPDMPKFFGSFTNALFTGSLPILAVFYVCMGASIDIKATPYLLKKGGVLFGTKVGTAIVIGVIMGHFLGEQPITAGIFAGLSTLAVVAAMNDTNGGLYMALMGQYGRSEDVGAYSVMSLESGPFLTMVTLGVAGLAAFPWPTLVGAILPLLLGMLLGNLDREMRDFLAKAVPVMIPFFALALGASLDLHKVWQAGLLGIGLGLAVVVLTGIPLYFADRVSGGTGVAGVAAANTAGNAAAVPALVAAANPIYTDAANSATLLVAACVVVTAVLSPILTASVAKRYKARHADTLVNDEPVKVTTEREVVR; encoded by the coding sequence GTGGCCCAGATTCCTATCAAGCGCACCATTGAACGTGTACCCGGCGGCATGATGATCGTGCCCCTGCTGATCGGCTCGCTGGTCGCAACGTTTCTGCCCGACATGCCGAAGTTCTTCGGCTCGTTCACCAACGCACTGTTCACCGGTTCGCTGCCTATTCTCGCGGTGTTCTACGTGTGCATGGGCGCCAGCATCGACATCAAAGCCACGCCGTACCTGCTGAAGAAAGGGGGCGTGCTGTTTGGCACCAAGGTCGGGACCGCCATCGTGATCGGCGTGATCATGGGTCACTTCCTGGGGGAGCAGCCGATCACGGCGGGCATCTTCGCCGGGCTGTCGACGCTGGCGGTGGTCGCCGCCATGAACGACACCAACGGCGGGCTGTACATGGCACTGATGGGCCAATACGGGCGGTCCGAGGACGTCGGTGCTTATTCGGTCATGTCGCTGGAGTCCGGGCCGTTCCTGACCATGGTTACGCTGGGCGTCGCCGGATTGGCAGCCTTTCCGTGGCCTACGCTGGTGGGTGCAATCCTGCCGCTGCTTTTGGGCATGCTGCTGGGTAACCTCGACCGCGAAATGCGCGACTTCCTGGCCAAAGCCGTGCCGGTGATGATTCCGTTCTTTGCGTTGGCGCTGGGTGCGAGCCTGGACCTGCACAAGGTCTGGCAGGCAGGCTTGCTGGGCATTGGCCTGGGTCTGGCGGTGGTCGTGCTGACCGGCATTCCGCTGTATTTCGCCGACCGGGTGTCCGGCGGAACCGGCGTTGCGGGCGTCGCTGCGGCGAACACGGCGGGCAATGCGGCGGCCGTGCCCGCGCTGGTGGCGGCGGCGAATCCGATCTACACCGACGCTGCGAACTCCGCGACCCTGCTGGTGGCGGCGTGCGTGGTGGTCACCGCTGTTCTGTCGCCAATTCTCACCGCGTCCGTCGCCAAACGCTACAAAGCGCGTCACGCTGACACACTGGTGAACGACGAGCCGGTGAAGGTGACCACGGAGCGGGAGGTGGTTCGATGA